The following are encoded in a window of Dictyostelium discoideum AX4 chromosome 6 chromosome, whole genome shotgun sequence genomic DNA:
- the rad50 gene encoding DNA recombination/repair protein: protein MTSIEKLLVQGIRSFDPREASVIDFYSPLTLIVGQNGAGKTTIIECLKYTCTGEMPPNCSSGQAFIHDTKIAGESEVKAQIKLRFKNPIGKPIVASRSLSLIQKSNKKQEYKQIDASLQSYTSDGQKVSKSFRCSDMDKEIPDLMGVAKPILKHVIFCHQEDSNWPLSESAKLKLKFDEIFSAVKYTKALKSLKDKRKELTTLIKELKLRLETISANIEHCNRIRKELIKAEEIYSNGNKSLEDIKIAIIEKQKTLSTIKIAESKLQELKNEVTVLNARKLEMERVKNQLFNSLTEVYQNETDEELVFMQSEFNRECETMATAEKELLENSEVLLSQKEVINNLIKENSSQKGRLQSLISQQDSILSDRDKQMKELVTRYKMSDFIQIQLPYQKEIVIKFINEITQKFDTLTSGISNYSKTNKQKLNAIQMKINQKRVDSNQFTSSSNEKMSTITLNSKKIQSLDQEIQQHTNSIGEIDTLEKQIQFSQSELSILKSDANLQEIQQSLDNLTTEKLEIEKEIQSLQSSLKLLNLQASSRTRLNIKRKEIQQNQQNINSQLNSQIINSINLILPNEFNNDNNNDDDDDQFRFNIIQRIEPIVPLINKKRLIFTNQLNELKQQFQILQNKKNQIDAQLTSSIEPQLKKKQIELESYEKLINDSKLKQSNLFENVNSNNNNNNNNNNGITVLLFENKINEMKLSLEKLEKSFIVLESEDILYKEYIEKANQDKECSLCKNEMNGNELTSFVHTLETHCNDIPNQLKQLKIEISNSKIQLEKFNKLLPIIVKREELIEKSIPELKESQKNLLEQQLKSNEMVLEKQNQIESLESQSVLYQQVTLVFQYIDQTKQSIQSIESEIQKEEKEIMKQSSDLRTIEEVDKDLEIQQEQLKTIEKEISNFTNKQKNDQIGIFEKERQLISIKNQLTTIKSASGIIDHLRDTKKELQSNNQQLQLEIENLQQSIDQSNNDAKQLENEFQQLEIEFEKKIDAYSKEKNTFSVRLDSINSLQSKILDPSELCKQLNEIQEKNQELESNLSTLSQDYLIGQQHISTIQQNLSSKDITKRAISDNISFRQHKNNVEQIIRQISRKNELIKEMMQSQLEIDSNKLEQEINSLKSKFDQITGQTAVLQSQINSNRQELSKPTYKNIDDVNKDLLIKLQTTETVGKDLDKYYKALDKSLMKYHTLKMDEINRSIKEIWQTTYKGSDIDTIEIRSEESGTANKTINYRVVMIKGDVELDMRGRCSAGQKVLACLVIRLALAENFCSNCGILALDEPTSHLDRANIESFANSLLNIIESRKSQKGFQLIIITHDEEFVQYLSRGNYCDYYWRVTKNANQHSHLERKEIAEL from the exons atgacatcaattgaaaaattattagttcAAGGTATTCGTAGTTTTGATCCAAGAGAAGCAAGtgttattgatttttattcACCATTAACATTAATAGTTGGGCAAAATGGTGCTGGTAAAact acaattATAGAATGTTTAAAATATACATGCACAGGTGAAATGCCACCAAATTGTTCAAGTGGTCAAGCATTTATACATGATACAAAGATAGCAGGTGAATCAGAAGTTAAAgcacaaattaaattaagaTTTAAGAATCCAATTGGTAAACCTATAGTAGCATCAAGATCATTATCATTGattcaaaaatcaaataagaAACAAGAGTATAAGCAAATCGATGCATCATTACAATCATATACTAGTGATGGTCAAAAAGTTAGTAAATCATTTAGATGTAGTGATATGGATAAAGAGATACCAGATTTAATGGGTGTAGCGAAACCAATACTTAAACATGTTATATTTTGTCATCAAGAGGATTCAAATTGGCCCCTATCGGAAAGTgctaaattgaaattgaaattcgATGAAATCTTCTCTGCTGTAAAGTACACGAAAGCATTGAAATCTTTGAAAGATAAAAGAAAAGAGTTGACCACATTAATCAAGGAATTAAAGCTAAGGCTAGAGACAATCTCTGCCAACATTGAGCATTGTAATCGTATTAGAAAAGAGTTGATCAAAGCCGAAGAGATCTActcaaatggtaataaaagTTTAGAGGATATTAAAATTGCAATCATAGAGAAACAAAAGACATTGTCAACTATAAAGATTGCTGAATCGAAATTGCAAGAGTTAAAAAACGAAGTTACAGTTTTAAATGCAAGGAAATTAGAGATGGAGAGAGTCAAGAATCAATTATTCAATTCGTTGACTGAGGTATACCAAAATGAGACCGATGAGGAATTGGTTTTCATGCAAAGTGAATTCAATCGTGAATGTGAAACAATGGCAACCGCAGAGAAAGAGTTGTTGGAGAATTCAGAGGTATTGTTATCTCAAAAGGAGGTCATCAATAATTTAATCAAAGAGAATAGTTCACAAAAGGGTAGATTACAATCACTGATTTCGCAACAAGACTCAATACTATCCGATAGGGATAAACAGATGAAAGAATTGGTTACACGTTATAAAATGTCGGATTtcattcaaattcaattaccCTACCAAAAGGAGATCgtcattaaattcatcaatgAAATCACACAAAAGTTTGATACACTAACAAGTggtatttcaaattattccaaaacaaacaaacaaaagtTAAATGctattcaaatgaaaatcaatcaaaaacGTGTAGACTCTAATCAATTTACATCATCATCCAATGAGAAAATGTCAACGAtaactttaaattcaaagaaaattCAATCATTAGATCAAGAGATTCAACAACatacaaattcaattggtGAAATTGATACATTGGAgaaacaaattcaattttctCAATctgaattatcaatattaaaatcgGATGCAAATTTACAAGAGATTCAACAATCATTAGATAATTTAACTACAGAGAAattagaaattgaaaaagagattcaatcattacaatcttctttaaaattattaaatcttcaAGCAAGTTCACGTACAagattaaatataaaaagaaaagaaattcaacaaaatcaacaaaatattaattcacaattaaattcacaaattattaattcaattaatttaattttaccaaatgaatttaataatgataataataatgatgatgatgatgaccaatttagatttaatataattcaaagaattgaaccaatagtaccattaataaataaaaaaagattaatattcacaaatcaattaaatgaattaaaacaacaatttcaaatattacaaaataaaaagaatcaaattgATGCACAATTAACTTCAAGTATTGAAccacaattaaaaaagaaacaaattgAACTCGAATcatatgaaaaattaataaatgatagtaaattaaaacaatcaaatttgtttgaaaatgtaaatagtaataataataataataataataataataatggtataacagttttattatttgaaaataaaattaatgaaatgaaattatcATTAGAGAAATTAGAGAAATCATTTATTGTACTTGAAAGTGaagatattttatataaagaGTATATAGAGAAAGCTAATCAAGATAAAGAATGTTCTTTATGTAAGAATGAAATGAATGGTAATGAATTGACTTCATTTGTTCATACATTAGAAACTCATTGTAATGATATACcgaatcaattgaaacaattgaaaattgaaattagtaattctaaaattcaattagagaaatttaataaactattaCCAATCATTGTAAAGAGAGAAGAACtcattgaaaaatcaataccagaattaaaagaatctCAAAAGAATCTATTAGAACAACAATtgaaatcaaatgaaatggTTTTAGagaaacaaaatcaaattgaatCATTAGAATCTCAATCTGTTTTATATCAACAAGTTACCCTAGTTTTTCAATATATCGATCAAACTAAACAATCTATTCAATCGATTGAGAGTGAAATTCAAAAGGaggaaaaagaaatcatGAAACAATCATCTGATCTTAGAACCATTGAAGAGGTTGATAAGGATTTAGAGATTCAACAAGAGCAATTGAAAACCATTGAAAaggaaatttcaaattttacaaataaacaaaagaATGATCAAATTGGAATctttgaaaaagaaagacaACTTAtctcaattaaaaatcaattgacaacaattaaaagtgCTTCTGGTATTATAGATCATCTAAGGGATACAAAGAAAGAGTTacaatcaaataatcaacaattacaattagaGATTGAAAATTTACAACAATCAATAGATCAATCCAATAATGATGCTAAACAATTGGAGAATGAATTTCAACAATtggaaattgaatttgaaaagaaaatCGATGCATATTCAAAGGAAAAGAATACTTTTTCAGTACGTTTAGATTCAATCAATAGTTTACAATCGAAAATACTCGACCCATCTGAACTCTGCAAACAATTGAATGAAATTCAAGAGAAAAATCAAGAATTGGAATCAAATCTTTCAACTCTTTCTCAAGATTACTTAATTGGTCAACAACATATTTCAACCATTCAACAAAATCTATCTAGTAAAGATATTACCAAAAGAGCTATCTCTGATAATATCTCTTTTCGTCAACATAAGAACAATGTCGAACAAATCATTAGACAAATCAGCAGAAAGAATGAATTAATCAAAGAAATGATGCAATCACAATTggaaattgattcaaataaattggaacaagaaataaattcattgaaaTCAAAATTCGATCAAATCACTGGTCAAACTGCAGTACTACAATCtcaaatcaattcaaatcgTCAAGAACTTTCAAAACCAacttataaaaatattgatgatgTCAATAAGGATCTATTGATTAAACTTCAAACCACTGAAACCGTTGGTAAAGATTtagataaatattataaagcATTGGATAAATCATTAATGAAATATCATACTTTGAAAATGGATGAAATTAATCGTTCAATTAAAGAGATTTGGCAAACAACCTATAAAGGTAGTGATATAGATACAATTGAAATCCGTTCCGAAGAATCTGGTACtgcaaataaaacaattaattatcGTGTTGTTATGATCAAGGGTGATGTAGAATTAGATATGAGAGGTAGATGTAGTGCAGGTCAAAAGGTATTGGCATGTCTGGTGATTCGTTTAGCATTGGCTGAAAACTTTTGTTCAAATTGTGGTATCTTGGCTTTAGATGAACCAACCTCTCATCTTGATCGTGCAaatattgaatcatttgcaaactctttattaaatattatagaATCAAGAAAATCTCAAAAAggttttcaattaataatcatcACTCATGATGAAGAATTTGTTCAATATCTTAGTAGAGGTAATTATTGTGATTATTATTGGAGAGTTACTAAAAATGCAAATCAACATAGTCATttagaaagaaaagaaattgctgaactttaa